The nucleotide window TCAATATTTGTTCATGCTCACGACTAATATCACCATCTAAATATTCGTGCATATAATCCACGAATTCTGATGCACACGTTTTCATGCGTATCTTCCTCCTACAAATTGTTTAACTGCTTTCTTAACGCTTCACGGCCACGGTGAATACGGGTTTTAACTGTACCTAAAGGCATATCCAAAATTTCGCTTATTTCCTGAAGGGACAGCTCTTCAATATATTTTAATACAATGACCGATCGATACTTATCGGGAAGGCGGCTGATTTCATACTGTATTCGGTCCTGAAGTTCCATCTGCTCAACAGCCTCTTCCGGCAACTGCTCATCTGCGGCAATTTGAGAATACATATCCAGTCCCTCTGTACCGGCTACTTCCGCATCTAAATAATAATCGGGCTT belongs to Solibacillus sp. FSL W7-1436 and includes:
- the sigW gene encoding RNA polymerase sigma factor SigW, producing the protein MDALVNKRIKQVLKGDQNAYADIVNLYQHKLYQVCYRMLGNKQEAEDIAQEAFIRAYINLHSYDQNRKFSTWLYRIGTNLCIDRIRKKKPDYYLDAEVAGTEGLDMYSQIAADEQLPEEAVEQMELQDRIQYEISRLPDKYRSVIVLKYIEELSLQEISEILDMPLGTVKTRIHRGREALRKQLNNL